The following coding sequences lie in one Benincasa hispida cultivar B227 chromosome 6, ASM972705v1, whole genome shotgun sequence genomic window:
- the LOC120079678 gene encoding uncharacterized protein LOC120079678 isoform X1 translates to MLPFWFFNSRCGRCYLLVPYPLLPNVTILHNPTDLRHVLIALFLNSGIDAALLAAEELQILPIASSIKQMHLLRTSLRCLLEQRRLCCNTQTCAPRFRSCGGALRTWRRFKTQLLAHLNPGPGLAQMVSISKSYHVQVAEAGDMRRVRNVELKDPRLTVPCVMESSPLRMKEDDEVDNLEIKLEEKKKSKRVYQSPPPEVGLKISRSLKSLNAKTGIFSKRMKIIHRDPALHAQRVAAIKKAKGTAEARKRTSEALKAFFKDPENRQKRSIAMKGVKFYCKNCGREGHRRHYCPELKEDSFDRRFRCRVCGEKGHNRRTCEKSRLSSIPMTATIQRRCGICGGKGHNKRNCQKSELSNPTNVRINYAHRQSRRNALRLNLINKNRMGNANRRVRQYHCRICNKNGHSRRNCPNTDREGNGLTTRRSYTCKLCHEKGHNIRTCPNRSMNNLQTNLPVALNQ, encoded by the exons ATGCTTCCATTTTGGTTCTTCAATTCGCGCTGTGGCCGTTGTTACTTGTTAGTGCCATATCCACTTCTTCCCAATGTAACCATTCTTCACAATCCAACGGATTTACGCCATGTCCTCATCGCTCTGTTCCTCAATTCGGGCATTGACGCCGCACTACTGGCGGCGGAAGAACTTCAGATTCTTCCTATTGCTTCATCAATCAAACAGATGCATTTGCTTCGCACCTCGCTTCGTTGCTTGCTTGAACAACGACGACTCTGTTGCAATACCCAGACCTGCGCCC CTCGCTTTCGATCCTGCGGAGGAGCTCTACGGACTTGGCGTCGATTTAAAACCCAG CTTCTAGCGCACCTGAACCCAGGTCCTGGTTTGGCCCAAATGGTCAGTATATCAAAGAGTTACCATGTCCAAGTTGCCGAGGCAGGGGATATGCGCCGTGTACGGAATGTGGAATTGAAAGATCCCAGGCTGACTGTTCCGTGTGTAATGGAAAG TTCTCCATTAAGAATGAAGGAAGATGATGAAGTCGATAACTTGGAAATAAAGctggaagaaaaaaagaaatcaaagcgTGTTTACCAATCACCTCCTCCTGAAGTTGGTTTAAAGATCAGTCGATCACTAAAA AGTCTCAATGCCAAAACAGGTATATTTAGTAAGAGAATGAAGATTATCCATCGTGACCCTGCGCTTCATGCCCAGAGAGTAGCTGCAATTAAG AAAGCCAAAGGAACTGCTGAAGCAAGAAAACGTACTTCTGAAGCTTTGAAAGCATTCTTTAAGGATCCAGAAAACCGTCAAAAGCGGAGCATTGCAATGAAAG GTGTAAAATTTTACTGTAAAAACTGCGGCCGTGAAGGGCATCGAAGACACTATTGTCCTGAACTTAAGGAAGATTCCTTTGATAGGCGATTCAGATGTCGAGTATGTGGAGAGAAGGGCCATAACAGGAGGACTTGTGAGAAGTCTAGGTTGAGTAGTATACCGATGACCGCAACAATTCAGCGCCGTTGCGGGATATGCGGTGGGAAGGGCCACAACAAGAGGAACTGTCAGAAGTCCGAGTTGAGCAATCCAACTAACGTACGAATAAATTATGCACATCGTCAGAGCCGTCGCAATGCATTGAGGTTGAATTTGATCAATAAAAATAGGATGGGGAATGCAAATAGGAGAGTGAGGCAGTATCATTGTAGGATCTGCAATAAAAACGGTCACAGTCGGAGGAACTGTCCCAATACTGATAGAGAAGGCAACGGTCTGACTACTAGAAGATCATACACCTGCAAACTATGCCATGAAAAAGGGCATAATATTAGGACATGCCCAAATAGAAGTATGAACAATCTACAGACAAATCTTCCTGTTGCTTTAAACCAATAA
- the LOC120079678 gene encoding uncharacterized protein LOC120079678 isoform X2: protein MSSSLCSSIRALTPHYWRRKNFRFFLLLHQSNRCICFAPRFVACLNNDDSVAIPRPAPLAFDPAEELYGLGVDLKPRNTASSAPEPRSWFGPNGQYIKELPCPSCRGRGYAPCTECGIERSQADCSVCNGKGIVTCHQCLGDRVIWEESIDERPWEKARSTSPLRMKEDDEVDNLEIKLEEKKKSKRVYQSPPPEVGLKISRSLKSLNAKTGIFSKRMKIIHRDPALHAQRVAAIKKAKGTAEARKRTSEALKAFFKDPENRQKRSIAMKGVKFYCKNCGREGHRRHYCPELKEDSFDRRFRCRVCGEKGHNRRTCEKSRLSSIPMTATIQRRCGICGGKGHNKRNCQKSELSNPTNVRINYAHRQSRRNALRLNLINKNRMGNANRRVRQYHCRICNKNGHSRRNCPNTDREGNGLTTRRSYTCKLCHEKGHNIRTCPNRSMNNLQTNLPVALNQ from the exons ATGTCCTCATCGCTCTGTTCCTCAATTCGGGCATTGACGCCGCACTACTGGCGGCGGAAGAACTTCAGATTCTTCCTATTGCTTCATCAATCAAACAGATGCATTTGCTTCGCACCTCGCTTCGTTGCTTGCTTGAACAACGACGACTCTGTTGCAATACCCAGACCTGCGCCC CTCGCTTTCGATCCTGCGGAGGAGCTCTACGGACTTGGCGTCGATTTAAAACCCAG GAATACAGCTTCTAGCGCACCTGAACCCAGGTCCTGGTTTGGCCCAAATGGTCAGTATATCAAAGAGTTACCATGTCCAAGTTGCCGAGGCAGGGGATATGCGCCGTGTACGGAATGTGGAATTGAAAGATCCCAGGCTGACTGTTCCGTGTGTAATGGAAAG GGTATAGTGACCTGCCACCAATGTTTGGGGGATCGTGTCATATGGGAAGAGTCTATAGATGAACGACCATGGGAGAAAGCACGCTCCAC TTCTCCATTAAGAATGAAGGAAGATGATGAAGTCGATAACTTGGAAATAAAGctggaagaaaaaaagaaatcaaagcgTGTTTACCAATCACCTCCTCCTGAAGTTGGTTTAAAGATCAGTCGATCACTAAAA AGTCTCAATGCCAAAACAGGTATATTTAGTAAGAGAATGAAGATTATCCATCGTGACCCTGCGCTTCATGCCCAGAGAGTAGCTGCAATTAAG AAAGCCAAAGGAACTGCTGAAGCAAGAAAACGTACTTCTGAAGCTTTGAAAGCATTCTTTAAGGATCCAGAAAACCGTCAAAAGCGGAGCATTGCAATGAAAG GTGTAAAATTTTACTGTAAAAACTGCGGCCGTGAAGGGCATCGAAGACACTATTGTCCTGAACTTAAGGAAGATTCCTTTGATAGGCGATTCAGATGTCGAGTATGTGGAGAGAAGGGCCATAACAGGAGGACTTGTGAGAAGTCTAGGTTGAGTAGTATACCGATGACCGCAACAATTCAGCGCCGTTGCGGGATATGCGGTGGGAAGGGCCACAACAAGAGGAACTGTCAGAAGTCCGAGTTGAGCAATCCAACTAACGTACGAATAAATTATGCACATCGTCAGAGCCGTCGCAATGCATTGAGGTTGAATTTGATCAATAAAAATAGGATGGGGAATGCAAATAGGAGAGTGAGGCAGTATCATTGTAGGATCTGCAATAAAAACGGTCACAGTCGGAGGAACTGTCCCAATACTGATAGAGAAGGCAACGGTCTGACTACTAGAAGATCATACACCTGCAAACTATGCCATGAAAAAGGGCATAATATTAGGACATGCCCAAATAGAAGTATGAACAATCTACAGACAAATCTTCCTGTTGCTTTAAACCAATAA